From Rutidosis leptorrhynchoides isolate AG116_Rl617_1_P2 chromosome 3, CSIRO_AGI_Rlap_v1, whole genome shotgun sequence, a single genomic window includes:
- the LOC139902858 gene encoding protein LNK1-like isoform X2: MSDLSIYELDDIIWDDFERNGNPSEDQGSEDKCEGGNNKKPRLEVASTQNNEGDVYDSGGVSQERDSETFKKEMKMVDTSSWSHTPNGVFSATDVGTLQNTSGYPPSHISQSDNLSLFSSDGNGKESNDLLYYGWPDIGNFEDVDTMLSNCDSSFGLGVTGNDDELVWFTSENPSVGYEDALKMDLKFPCSQPSSITNVTQYQIPLENDNKCLGPDFVGYVQSTYMHDNVPMQTTGASLMTDIKSETKGPTTPSGKESCNASQNQFGKENKIESQSQSDVDEIRKGESAEFDMSNVREGSSISSELDEISLEASSFRQLQQVMEQLDLRTKLCIRDSLYRLARSAEQRHNTNYGPSITEGTNKYTGLVDMETDTNPIDRTIAHLLFHRPSDLSNRATHVLLKENAKVHGSTMGPSVVANKLSCHEVENESDDKISSTGKN, translated from the exons ATGTCAGACTTGTCTATTTATGAG CTTGATGATATCATTTGGGATGACTTTGAGCGTAATGGCAACCCTAGTGAAGATCAAGGTAGTGAAGATAAATGTGAGGGCGGCAACAATAAGAAACCTCGACTTGAAGTAGCATCGACTCAGAACAATGAGGGCGACGTTTATGATTCTGGTGGTGTGTCTCAAGAAAGAGACTCGGAGACGTTTAAAAAAGAAATGAAAATGGTGGATACTAGTTCATGGTCTCATACGCCTAATGGCGTATTCTCTGCTACTG ATGTAGGAACCCTACAAAATACAAGTGGCTACCCGCCAAGTCACATATCCCAGTCAGATAATCTTAGCTTATTCTCGAGTGATGGTAATGGTAAAGAATCAAATGATCTTTTGTATTATGGTTGGCCTGATATTGGAAACTTTGAGGACGTGGACACCATGTTAAG CAATTGTGATTCGTCATTTGGACTAGGGGTTACGGGCAATGACGATGAATTAGTCTGGTTTACATCTGAAAATCCTTCTGTAGGATATGAAGACGCGTTGAAGATGGATCTTAAGTTTCCTTGTTCACAGCCAAGTAGTATAACTAATGTGACACAATATCAAATACCTTTAGAAAATGATAATAAATGTTTAGGACCCGATTTTGTTGGGTACGTGCAGAGCACTTATATGCATGATAATGTTCCAATGCAAACGACAGGGGCCTCATTGATGACTGATATCAAATCTGAAACTAAGGGTCCCACAACTCCTTCTGGAAAGGAATCTTGTAATGCATCCCAAAATCAATTCGGTAAGGAAAACAAaattgaaagtcaaagtcaaagtgatGTAGATGAAATCAGAAAGGGAGAATCAGCCGAATTTGATATGTCAAATGTACGAGAAGGTTCTTCCATTAGTTCAGAGTTGGACGAAATTTCACTCGAAGCTTCTAGTTTTCGCCAACTACAACAGGTTATGGAACAG TTGGATTTAAGAACCAAGTTATGCATAAGGGATAGTCTGTACCGTTTGGCTAGAAGTGCAGAACAACGACACAACACAAACTATGGTCCTTCAATCACCGAAGGGACTAACAA ATACACTGGCCTTGTGGATATGGAAACCGATACAAACCCCATAGATCGAACAATAGCACATCTATTGTTTCATAGGCCTTCAGACTTATCTAACAGAGCTACTCATGTACTTCTCAAAGAAAATGCAAAG GTTCATGGATCAACAATGGGTCCATCAGTGGTAGCCAATAAACTATCTTGTCATGAAGTGGAAAATGAATCAGATGACAAGATTTCGAGCACTGGAAAAAACTAA
- the LOC139902858 gene encoding protein LNK1-like isoform X1, with product MSDLSIYELDDIIWDDFERNGNPSEDQGSEDKCEGGNNKKPRLEVASTQNNEGDVYDSGGVSQERDSETFKKEMKMVDTSSWSHTPNGVFSATGNAYSTKDIPSMQSGDTKLCADVGTLQNTSGYPPSHISQSDNLSLFSSDGNGKESNDLLYYGWPDIGNFEDVDTMLSNCDSSFGLGVTGNDDELVWFTSENPSVGYEDALKMDLKFPCSQPSSITNVTQYQIPLENDNKCLGPDFVGYVQSTYMHDNVPMQTTGASLMTDIKSETKGPTTPSGKESCNASQNQFGKENKIESQSQSDVDEIRKGESAEFDMSNVREGSSISSELDEISLEASSFRQLQQVMEQLDLRTKLCIRDSLYRLARSAEQRHNTNYGPSITEGTNKYTGLVDMETDTNPIDRTIAHLLFHRPSDLSNRATHVLLKENAKVHGSTMGPSVVANKLSCHEVENESDDKISSTGKN from the exons ATGTCAGACTTGTCTATTTATGAG CTTGATGATATCATTTGGGATGACTTTGAGCGTAATGGCAACCCTAGTGAAGATCAAGGTAGTGAAGATAAATGTGAGGGCGGCAACAATAAGAAACCTCGACTTGAAGTAGCATCGACTCAGAACAATGAGGGCGACGTTTATGATTCTGGTGGTGTGTCTCAAGAAAGAGACTCGGAGACGTTTAAAAAAGAAATGAAAATGGTGGATACTAGTTCATGGTCTCATACGCCTAATGGCGTATTCTCTGCTACTGGTAATGCTTACTCAACAAAAGACATCCCTAGTATGCAATCCGGAGATACTAAATTATGTGCAGATGTAGGAACCCTACAAAATACAAGTGGCTACCCGCCAAGTCACATATCCCAGTCAGATAATCTTAGCTTATTCTCGAGTGATGGTAATGGTAAAGAATCAAATGATCTTTTGTATTATGGTTGGCCTGATATTGGAAACTTTGAGGACGTGGACACCATGTTAAG CAATTGTGATTCGTCATTTGGACTAGGGGTTACGGGCAATGACGATGAATTAGTCTGGTTTACATCTGAAAATCCTTCTGTAGGATATGAAGACGCGTTGAAGATGGATCTTAAGTTTCCTTGTTCACAGCCAAGTAGTATAACTAATGTGACACAATATCAAATACCTTTAGAAAATGATAATAAATGTTTAGGACCCGATTTTGTTGGGTACGTGCAGAGCACTTATATGCATGATAATGTTCCAATGCAAACGACAGGGGCCTCATTGATGACTGATATCAAATCTGAAACTAAGGGTCCCACAACTCCTTCTGGAAAGGAATCTTGTAATGCATCCCAAAATCAATTCGGTAAGGAAAACAAaattgaaagtcaaagtcaaagtgatGTAGATGAAATCAGAAAGGGAGAATCAGCCGAATTTGATATGTCAAATGTACGAGAAGGTTCTTCCATTAGTTCAGAGTTGGACGAAATTTCACTCGAAGCTTCTAGTTTTCGCCAACTACAACAGGTTATGGAACAG TTGGATTTAAGAACCAAGTTATGCATAAGGGATAGTCTGTACCGTTTGGCTAGAAGTGCAGAACAACGACACAACACAAACTATGGTCCTTCAATCACCGAAGGGACTAACAA ATACACTGGCCTTGTGGATATGGAAACCGATACAAACCCCATAGATCGAACAATAGCACATCTATTGTTTCATAGGCCTTCAGACTTATCTAACAGAGCTACTCATGTACTTCTCAAAGAAAATGCAAAG GTTCATGGATCAACAATGGGTCCATCAGTGGTAGCCAATAAACTATCTTGTCATGAAGTGGAAAATGAATCAGATGACAAGATTTCGAGCACTGGAAAAAACTAA